Part of the Zingiber officinale cultivar Zhangliang chromosome 6A, Zo_v1.1, whole genome shotgun sequence genome, cacgagggattgccgaagccttccctttgtgtccaatcctgttcccaggaaagccgagcgacggtctcctcccaccGACAGGAGACttaggactcatgaagctgaccgaacccgcaccgagaggcgacatcagcagacacccgatcggcaccgatccccgaggcaggagaatcgccgggcgtccagagaacggtcacgaccgtccgctcgggaggaggaaaataggagcaatacttcccggggcgagatcaacgttattgctggcgggccgaccggaggagactccaaccgagccagaaaggcgggcgtccggcaacttcagatccacgcggtcggttgcagccaggagcgggcgagtggaccggaaatcactttcggacccgaggacttagaaggagtagaagtgccccacgacgacgcgctgctcattaaagcggtaatagcaaattacaccatttaccgcatatttgttgacacagggagttcggtcaacatcatattcaagaaggcgttcgatcagttacaaattgatcgagccgagctgctgcccatgacaaccccgctctacgggtttacgggtaacgaagttcagccggtcggacaaatccggctggccacctcgctgggagaagagccgctcaggaggaccaggacagttaacttcgtggtggtcgactctccctcatcctacaacgtcattttgggacgaccggcgctcggcgaattccgagcagttgtctcaaccttccatcagaagataaagttccccgtggaggacaaagtaggagaagtgcggggagatcagctagcagctcggcggtgctatatagagatgatccgagcagaggcttgttccgctcggaaggctccccgaattgaggtacatgccataaccgagaaacctcctgctttaatttatgatgaaaaggaggaagtccagatccatccgacccgatcggaggccacgacttttatcgcctctgatctggcggaagaacagaaggagaagctgatccaatgcctccaacgaaatcatgatgtcttcgtctggtcgacacatgagttacctgggatttcgccgagcctagcgcaacatgaattgcatgtccgaccggacgctcggccagtgaagcagagaaaaagggacttcagcgccgagcagaatgccatcatccggacggaagtagaaaaacttctgaaggccggccacatacgcgaggtgcagttcccgagctggctggccaacgtagtcttggtctccaagccgggcggcaagtggagggtctgcatcgactttcgagatttaaacaaggcatgccccaaggatttttatcctctgccccggatagatcagttggtggactccacagccggctgcgaactaatttgcatgcttgatgcttaccaaggatatcatcaagtaccgctcgcccgggaagaccaagaaaaagtaagcttcgtaacggctgacggcacatattgttacaatgtgatgccgttcggattgaagaatgccggagccacctatcaacgcttgatgaacaaggttttcaaggagcagatcgggcggaatctggaagtttatgtggacgacattcttatcaaatccgtccgagcggccgatcttttcaaggatatggaagaaaccttccgaacactgcgcaaatatggagtcaagctaaatccacagaagtgcctgttcggagctaaaggagggcgtttggggtacatagtgaccgagcggggaatcgaagcaaatcccagcaaggtgaaagcactgcaagacatgccgtccCCTAGAAATActagagaagtgcaaaggttgaccggtcggataactgctttatccagattcatctccagaaccgccgaccggagccttccattcttcaaggttCTGCGCAAGGctgctaagttccagtgggatgaagaatgtgaccgagcatttgaagagttgaagatatatcttaattctctgccagtgttagccaagccgatcgggggtgagtcactttatatgtatctgtcgtcaactgagcatgctgtgggctcagcacttgtgagggcgaacggcgaagagcagccggtgtattttctaagccatattttaaaagacgctgaatctcgttacaccgggctcgagaagttggctttcgctttggttctagccgctcggcgcctgcgaccgtatttcttggcccataccattattgtccggacgaacagtccacttggaagagtgctgttgaatccggaAGCGtctggacggcttatcaagtggacgacagaattgagtgaatttgacatccaatatcagccccgctcggcgattaaagcccaatccttggctgattttgtgaccgaagtgcaaaggccagagcctgaagctatgtggagaatatatgtggatggatcctccactcggcttggaagtgggatcggaatattactactctcacctcaggaagaaaagatgcacctatccgtccggctagattacaaagctactaacaacgaagcagagtatgaggccctcatagccggattgcaggcagcacggcatgtgggagcagctcgggtgacactctattctgattcacagttggccgctcagcaactttccggcacctttgaaatcaactgtgttcggctcaaactctacgctgaggcctttgaaaaactcaaagctactttccaagaggtgcttattcagaagatcccccgaacggagaaccaggcagccgatgagttagccaaactagcgagctcaataacgccggtcgccgttcagcaaccaattgaaaaaacgctactggtggcgcatgtcgatcggatgcaaggcctcacatttccaagtgactggaggacacccattatagaattcctccgttcgggcaccacaccatctgatgaatatgcagcccggctcctcagaagaagagccggtcggttcacactcatcggagatcagctttacaagaaagctttctcgcgccctttgttgaaatgtgtaagctcggaggactcagcttacatcctccaggaagtacatcaaggatcatgcgggggtcatccgggcggacgctcattggccaagaagatcctcttggccggatacttttggccaactttacaaacagatgccgctcagacagtatctacatgcctttcatgccagaagtatcacaacttctcccaccgaccggcagaggagatgaaggcatcaaccatctcatgtccgttcgatcaatggggaatggatattgtgggtccatttccgatggcgaccgggcagaggaaatttttactagtggcggtagattatttctccaagtgggtggaggccgagccgctggcaaagatcactgaacagatggttaaaaaattcatttggcaacacatcatttgtcggttcggcatccctcgccgactagtgtccgacaacgggcggcagtttacagggaagatgttagaggattggtgcaaaagctacggcattgagcaacatttcacgtccgtagcctatcctcagagcaacggtcaagctgaagtcgccaaccgggagattcttcgtattctgcgtgctcggctcgaccatttgggagggagttggccggatgaagtgccgagcgtcttgtgggctatccgaacgacgccaaaagaagggacgggagtcacaccgttccatttggtatatggcggtgaggctgtcataccggtcgaagtcggcgttgagtcagccaggatccagagctatgatgatgacaacaccgaacgaagaaacatggagctggacttggtagaagaggagagggcaaaggcatccgttcggctgatggcataccgtcagcggatgaagcaaaactacaaccggcgcgtaattcccagatcgttccaagtcggcgatcttgtctggaagaaagtcaagccggtcggcgacgtcggcaagcttgaagcgccatgggcaggccctttcaaaatcatcgaaaagctccgctcgggcgcgtattatctggaggatgaggacggacggcagctagataggccgtggagtgcgaaccacctccagccttaccgggcggggtgaaaggtgtatcactgtaaatcaccctgtgtatttcatttttcgactaaatacttgaaatgcagagatgaaaagtcaaaggagcgaatataagacattatcatcgtagcgcgaaggcccccgagccgatcggccgggaggtttatatggttaagacttgtaagcaaataacccgtgccgttcggccggaggtaaattggtcgagccaagcgctcgaggaacgaaggccccgcgccgttcggccggaggtaaatgggtcgagccaagcgctcgaggatcgaaggccccgtaccattcggacggaggtatattatccgagccaaaatactcgacgaagtagaccctgagccgttcggtcaggagggcattatccaagctgggtgaaagacaaagagctacgccgaacggaagtgtcaaaattagccttaacggccgtctagcccagacgttaaaccgtagagccgcgccgaccggctataaatatccgcgccgacgagcaccgtcgttaaagatcgagagccgcgccgaccggctataaaaaccgagcggaaagaccgacgagcaccgtcgttaaagatcgagagccgcgccgaccggctataaatatccgcgccaacgagcaccgtcgttaaagatcgggagccgcgccaaccggctataaaaaccgagcggaaagaccgacgagcaccgtcgttaaagatcgagagccgcgccgaccggctataaatatccgcgccgacgagcaccgtcgttaaacatcgggagccgcgccgaccggctataaaaaccgagcggaaagaccgacgagcaccgtcgttaaagatcgagagccgcgccgaccggctataaatatccgcgccgacgagcaccgtcgttaaagatcgagagccgcgccgaccggctataaaaaccgagcggaaagaccgacgagcaccgtcgttaaagatcgagagccgcgccgaccggctataaatatccgcgccgacgagcaccgtcgttaaagatcgagagccgcgccgaccggctataaaaaccgagcggaaagaccgacgagcaccgtcgttaaagatcgagagccgcgccgaccggctataaatatccgcgccgacgagcaccgtcgttaaagatcgggagccgcgccgaccggctataaaaaccgagcggaaagaccgacgagcaccgtcgttaaagatcgagagccgcgccgaccggctataaatatccgcgccgacgagcaccgtcgttaaagatcgggagccgcgccgaccggctataaaaaccgagcggaaagaccgacgagcaccgtcgttaaagatcgagagccgcgccgaccggctataaatatccgcgccgacgagcaccggcgttaaagatcgagagccgcgacgGCTATAaaaccgagcggaagaccgacgagcaccgtcgttaaagatcgagagtcgcgccgaccggctataaatatccgcgccgacgagcaccgtcgttaaagatcaagagacgagccggcgtctataaaccctccgagcgaaagaccgacgagcaccgtcgttaaagatcgagagccgcgccgaccggctataaatatccgcgccgacgagcaccgtcgttaaagatcgagagccgcgccgatcgactataaaaaccgagcggaaagatctacgagccccgtcgttaaaaatcgagagccgcgccgatcggctataaacatctacGCCGAAAaacatccgcaccgacgagcaccgtcgttaaagatcgagagccgcgccgaccggctataaatatccgcgccgacgagcaccgtcgttaaagatcgggagccgcgccgaccggctataaaaaccgagcggaaagaccgacgagcaccgtcgttaaagatcgagagccgcgccgaccggctataaaaaccgagcggaaagaccgacgagcaccgtcgttaaagatcgagagccgcgcgcgaccggctataaatatccgcgccgacgagcaccgtcgttaaagatcgagagccgcgccgatcggctataaacatctgcGCCGaaaaacatccgcgccgacgagcaccgtcgttaaaaatcgagagccgcgccgatcggctataaacatcccgaGCGGAATAACGAATGCCAGAGTAAGAAATCgtggaaactacaaatattaaaacgTTCAGGCCCGATTGTGAGTTAGTCCTTCGATACTCGGCGTTTGTGGACTTCACAAAGGCAGGGAAACGAAAGGGGCGAAATGAGCAgagaagacctagtaagtgaaggaagaagactcactgggaaggaaacgggtggaaagaatcaccgatgagGTGATCGCCGCCTAAAAACAAACGctagatcgccggaggccgcagcaacagaacgaagcagaaggcaacgcgcaagcaagcatgcggcgaagggaggagaagaagatTTTATACTgccgaggctggtcggcctccgccgtcggatgcaggtcacgaaaggCGAGGCCAACATCCGCCCGTCCATTTCAAAgcaatcgcgtcccatcgtactaagcatcgccgccacgtgggaagagccacgtggcgccttgccactaggcgcaattaatgcgcgtcataccgcgcgtgctgcgacttaatgggaaggatttgcgcaattttcgagaagatttagacaagcaagcaTCCACATTGAACGACGAGGCATTCAAaatgaagagccgagcggctaaatccgccataagggccgaacggctcaaagaatattataggcgacggtaaggcgatgaccgcccgctcggacatatatagtccagtcagtcggactcacggcctccttcgactagacttgaagggaaggcaagtgatccgacagtaagaatggggaacccacttcctgaagggtctcagcttgagaaccgatgaagggctgactaagcggttaatggccgagccgatcatCCGGGTAtgtccgagcggagttagataacccatccatgggtttgggtttccgacgccaaggcaggaggatcgaagggccgaccgggagctcgaacggcaggggccaaagagccgagcgggcaacccgcccggacaaaataagggcgaggggagaaaaaggtggccgagcggcctatgcgctcggctcgggatatggaatatcggcagaagcatgtctgatgattaggccgtacataagatcgcacgatggaggatcttgccgtcacatcatggaaatgttgatacagtagcagtatggcctcatggacgccttttctgacgggtccatatctgggcatggcccttctgacagacccatgcctgggcatggtcaaatgcaagtggctgctttgattggcgcgcccaggcttcttcgaggggtctatataaggcctccatttcttcaccggaggtatgcacgtcttcatcttgaggctaccttcttgtcattcctcgcctgacttgagcgtcggaggaccgtcgccgggacacccctcccggctcggttttgttgcaggttcgccggagtactcgaggatccagcagagagcgccacgtgcccagcgtccgctgactcttggttcggacaggatcaatatttaATAAAGTGGAtgttttactttaaattttagatatattaTAGAAAACTTAGTATGGATGCTCTTTATAATGGGTGAGAATCAATTCTCAATGGATGCATGCCCTTGGATAAAAAATACTCCTCTCTTCCCCTAGCTATTGGCTAAACTGAACTTATGATTCATCTTCTTTTACACAATCTGGGACAGGCTGTGAGGAGCGTCTGAGGCGAACGTAATCACTTTTTTTACGAGGGAAGGTAATGTATTATACTCCTAAAAAGAACaaaatataataatatgatatttacaAAGTGCATAACAGTTTTATGACTTTGTAAAATACTATTAAACAACCTTTATACATAATATCACACATCAAGATCTCACTAATGTATACAAAGTACCAAACATGACTTGAACTTTGTATGACATCTCAACATATCACAAAACATTATTACACATTACAAAAGGATTACTTGATATCTACAAAGCGTCAAACATGAATTTGGACTTTGTGAAATATCTTCTCAAATCAAGGTATAACATTCTCAAATCGGCTCATGTTGCGTGCATTCCATACGAGATAAATCATGGAAGATAGAGCAAGATGTCTTGCTTTCATTTGCCGCTCCTTACTTTTGTAATGTTGCCGAAATGTATCGAGAAAGGAGATCATGTCAGTGATGAGGAGGTCATGTCAGTGATGTCTAAAAGTGATACCTATCCATGTTTTGACTTTATCAAATAGGGACTTGACAATGTCACAATTAGAGAAATGTATCAAGAACATAATCACTTTTTGTTACTATAGGATTAGGAGGAGATGGGAGAAGGAAAGGAAAGGGTAAATAAGTGGAATGATAATTTTGACCCTTGTTTGGGATAAAGTGATTTAAGGAGCGGAAAGGATAAATAAGGAAAATGATAATTTTGACCCTTGTTTTGGATAAAGTGAGTAAAGGAGAGATGAAGAGCGAAGAATAAGTTTTATTTTTGCATGCTCATGAATCGGCACAATTGATTTGGAGTGTAAGAATGGGAACTCAAAAAAATTTTGTTCTAATTTCATCCTATTCCAAAATATTATTTCTTAAATTAATTCATTTGTTTAGGTATCTTGTCCTTGCGGCGTTGCTCGTCACTCAACACCTGCAGCGTCCAACTACTAGCACTCCACGACATATCTCTTAGAGCATAGGACTCAAGAGGACAACGACAGATAACTTTAATCTTTTCCTCCTCCTCTAAGGACCAGGACAATCTTTCTCtctttcattttccttcataGAATTTTTCTTTATCCTATGCAAACAGAGTGTGAGGGGTAGAACCATCCTTGAAGTTATAGGGTGGGTTTAGAGTCCAAccccatttttttaaaaaacaaattaaTGATTTTTCCCCCAATTTCATGTCATTCTCATGTAGGCACCGACATTGGCCATACGCCCCCGTTTCCTATTAATATCTAAGATTTGATTTGAATATCGAAGGGGTCTCAACCCTCTACGCAACTAATTCTAGTCTATATTCATTTAGAAGAAAAATGGATAAATTAATAGAATGTgactttagaaatattttttagatgattttaaaataaggtaaaaaaatatttcttaatattATTGTAAGTCAATAATCTACATCTTTGGTTAGAAATTTTCATTTAAACTCTTGGCCAAGAATCAAACAACCTAATCTGAATACAGGTATTTTTCGTTTGTCTCGCTCTAATTTCTTCGTTAGAAATAACACAAAAAATCGCTAACATTATCCTAAAATAGGAAGCAAGAAGATAGGTTTCACAAGCAAAGTGATTCTCCTCTTCCATCCGCGAGATGTCGGAGGCGGATGCCGCCGCCCGCCCAGTCGGCGGCACTGAGTACAGCTGGATCCGGGCTGTTCCCGGAGGCACCGGCATCACCGTCCTCGCTCTCCTTCTCTCCCGGCCCGTCTGCCTTCCCCTCCTCCAATCTGCCCTACGCCGCCTCCAAGCCTCCCACCCCCTCCTCCTCGCCCAACTCTCTACAGCCTCCGCCGCCCACCCTTCCTTCTCCCTGACCGATCCCTCCTCTCTCTCCCTCCTCTCCCTCAACGTCTCCGACCTCCCTCTGCCGCCTCCTGACGCGGAGTCGGGGATCTCCCCTTTCCACGCCATCCTCGAGCGCGAGCTCAATCAGAACCCGTGGTCCGATCCGAGCCCCGATCGCCTCCCGCTCCTCTTCCCCACGGTCTACGAGATGCCCGATCCGGCCCGGACTGTCGTCGCGCTCCGCTTCCACACCGCGGTCTGCGACCGGAGTGCCGCCGCAGCTTTGCTCAAGGAGCTCCTGTGCATAATGTCGAGCGCCGGCGCCGGCGGGCCGGGGGAGGGGTTGAACCGGGAAATCGAGGAACTGATACCGAGGCAGGACGCGTGGAAACCGTTCTGGGCGCGGGGGAAGGATTTGCTGGGCTACTCGCTGAACGGGCTGAGGACATCGACTCTCCGTTTCGAAGACGCCGGCAGCCACGTGCGGCGATCGGAGGTGGCGCGGTTGGTGCTGGGCGCCGACGCCACCGAGAAACTTCTCACGGTGCGTGCGTTCTACTTTCTCactatttctttttaattaattttaaatgtataaaataatttattttttgtaTCGCCCTTTTTGTCCGGAATATATATAAAATCCTGCCGAAAATGATGGGAAGTTTATCGCCCTTTTTTTCATAGAatcttaataatatttatttaccaTTTAAAATAACGCTCATGTGGGTTAAGTTTAGAATGATATAATAAAatgtaacattaaaaaaaaaagataaaaattaaatataacagatatataatttttttaacaaggATCTTTTTGTTATCTAATTTtactaattttgaaagataaatttttatttagtaaTAATAATTTCAGTATTATTTAATACTTAACTCTAACAATCTATTTTTGCTCGGCTTAGGTTAGGTCCCATGTTGATTGGCATTTTATATATTATTCTTTTTCCAACAATAGTACAAGTATGAGTCATCTCCTTTTCTGTTTGGGACGTAGACACTTGAGAGAATGTGAACCCCAAACAACTCATCCACTTAGTCCTTCTCTCTTATTTTTCTTCCACCAAACTATTAAAAACAGTTATGTTCATGCATGAGATTTAGCAATGCAATCAGTTAACCTTGATTAGCAAACAAAACtttaaaataaaaagggaaaaagacTATCTTATCAAGCTTGTAACATAAATAGATTTCTCAAGTTCTTTGGAAAGATATATCTCTGAGAAGCTAAAAAGTTGAGAGGGAACAAAGTTTGCAAAAACTTTTTTACTCACTAAAGAGATCAAGTTGGGGGGAAAATTAGTAAAAGTAGCTATTATCCTTCTCCCCATCCTTCCACGCAAAGCTTGCTGGCATTTACTAGTATGATGGAAATTGGAAATTGATGGGGGAGGTATGTAGGAAAaattagaagagaggaagaatattATTTTCTCCTCGTTTTCTCTCTTAGTAaacaaaaaatcataaatttatctcttCCCTGAATTTTCTCTAGTATACTTTCTGTCCAAGTAAATGGTTGAATTcacataaataatttttaagacttTGAATCACAGGAATGCAAAGAAAGAGCAATCAAGCTCTGTGGAGCCATATCGGCAGCAGCTATGCTTGCTTCCCATGCATCGAAAAAGTTTGAGAATGATCAGTATGAGACCTACTCGGTCGTGACCCTTATCGATTGCCGCAAGTATCTGGATCCAGTTCTACACGAACACAATATCGGTGAGTACCTCGCTTGCCATGACAATTTGACTGAGTGGAGCTAGGATAAATATGTACAAGTAATTTGCAGGGTTTTATCATTCAGCAATCATCAACACACACAGCATTCATAGCGGAGAAGGCCTGTGGGAGGTAGCCAAGAGATGCCATGATTCCTACTCCAATGCCATGAACAACAAGAAGCATCTAAAAGACATAGGCGAGCTCAACTTCCTGATGTGCCGAGCCATTGAAAACCCACAATTAACCCCTTCGTCATCCCTACGCACCGCGCTCATCAGTGTGTTCGAGGAACCTGTGATCCATGACTCATCCAAGCTGCAAGAAGAGATTGGCCTTGATGACTACTTTGGGTGTGCTTCGGTCCATGGAGTCGGTCCATCGATTGCGGTGTTTGACACAATCCGAGATGGAAAACTAGATTGTGCCTGTGTCTACCCTTCTCCCCTTCACTCGAGGAAGCAAATCCAAGAGCTACTTGAAGACATGGTAAGAATTCTAACTCAAGGCACGGTAAATGATGAATCTAAATAGATTGAGAAACATTGATGTAGAAAATGTTGCAGACCTATTCGACTCGCTAGATGAAATAAAAGCATCAATTAAGACTAGTCTTTATGAATTAATGTCTTATATTTTCTATATTATAGAGTCCATCTACTAGTATAAAAATATGTGACGTCGGTGTATAGTGCGATGCCTAAAAAAGTACGGTTAAAGTTGATTTCACAGTCGAAATTactctaatttaattaaatttttttttatattattataatattattttaatcaaaattgttATCATATGAAGTATggcttgattaaaattatttaaagtagctaatgttaaaaattaaaattgttatagtTTTGGTTAAACTATTATAATATACTAGTCGCACATGCAACATGAATATACGTAAATTAATGAATATATATgatcaaataattaaataatattattgaattttaaaatattatttaattttagtttgatttattttataaaaattaagttatatatatatatatatatcatttgaaAAGGATAACTAATAattctttaaattatttttgacgtgaaatgaaaaaaaaaaagttaacggGCGAGCATTAAGTAGGGGGCCGCCCAACTTAAATTATCCAAACAAATCCCACAATTCGAGCCCAATTCTTCTGCCCTAGACAGGAGAGTAGCGGCGATGGCGGGCGAGGAAggaagcggcggcggcggcggggaGTCGAGTGATGCGACGGCCGGATGGCAAGGAAGAGTAGTGGGCGAATGGAACAGGATCAAGGAACACGCGGAGACTTACCCCTACTTGTGGGGTTCCTACATCTTGGTCTATGGCGTTCTTGGATCCTACCTCGCCTACCGGTGGAGGAAGCTCCGGAGGACGGAGGACCGCGTCCGCGTCCTCCAGGCGAGGCTCCGTAAGCTGGTCGAGGCCGAGGAGGCGTCCTCCGGAGGTTCCGTCACTTCGTCCGCGGCGCCCAAACCGACACCGTCGGACAAGTCGAGTGGGCCTCCCTAGGAGTTCTTCCTGCCGGTAGAACCGGTTAGTATGGATCTATCAAATCCGTAGATTCCTTCCCCTCTCGATCTTGCTTCTGAGTTTTGTCAAGTTTATGGTTCAGCCGCTCAGCGCGTTCGATTTTGCTCCTACGTTTTCTCCTACTGTTTCTTTAGCTAAAGGAACAATTTTTAAAAGGAAAACCCATCAAATTTACATTCTTCTCTCGCTATTGTAATAACATTACTGGTAAGATTATGAAATCATTGGAGAAAGCATTTCCAGCGATCGTTTTTGAAGGCGATTATAGGCCAAAGTTGTGTTTTTGAGATGAAATTGAGCTTTGGAATATCGTCTTCTTAGCTTGTTGCATTTGTTATTGTTGCAACATCAAAagttcattattatttttttttcaagttcaGGCCAT contains:
- the LOC121997505 gene encoding uncharacterized protein LOC121997505; translation: MAGEEGSGGGGGESSDATAGWQGRVVGEWNRIKEHAETYPYLWGSYILVYGVLGSYLAYRWRKLRRTEDRVRVLQARLRKLVEAEEASSGGSVTSSAAPKPTPSDKSSGPP
- the LOC121997503 gene encoding uncharacterized protein LOC121997503 isoform X1, translated to MSEADAAARPVGGTEYSWIRAVPGGTGITVLALLLSRPVCLPLLQSALRRLQASHPLLLAQLSTASAAHPSFSLTDPSSLSLLSLNVSDLPLPPPDAESGISPFHAILERELNQNPWSDPSPDRLPLLFPTVYEMPDPARTVVALRFHTAVCDRSAAAALLKELLCIMSSAGAGGPGEGLNREIEELIPRQDAWKPFWARGKDLLGYSLNGLRTSTLRFEDAGSHVRRSEVARLVLGADATEKLLTECKERAIKLCGAISAAAMLASHASKKFENDQYETYSVVTLIDCRKYLDPVLHEHNIGFYHSAIINTHSIHSGEGLWEVAKRCHDSYSNAMNNKKHLKDIGELNFLMCRAIENPQLTPSSSLRTALISVFEEPVIHDSSKLQEEIGLDDYFGCASVHGVGPSIAVFDTIRDGKLDCACVYPSPLHSRKQIQELLEDMVRILTQGTVNDESK
- the LOC121997503 gene encoding uncharacterized protein LOC121997503 isoform X2, whose translation is MSEADAAARPVGGTEYSWIRAVPGGTGITVLALLLSRPVCLPLLQSALRRLQASHPLLLAQLSTASAAHPSFSLTDPSSLSLLSLNVSDLPLPPPDAESGISPFHAILERELNQNPWSDPSPDRLPLLFPTVYEMPDPARTVVALRFHTAVCDRSAAAALLKELLCIMSSAGAGGPGEGLNREIEELIPRQDAWKPFWARGKDLLGYSLNGLRTSTLRFEDAGSHVRRSEVARLVLGADATEKLLTECKERAIKLCGAISAAAMLASHASKKFENDQYETYSVVTLIDCRKYLDPVLHEHNIAIINTHSIHSGEGLWEVAKRCHDSYSNAMNNKKHLKDIGELNFLMCRAIENPQLTPSSSLRTALISVFEEPVIHDSSKLQEEIGLDDYFGCASVHGVGPSIAVFDTIRDGKLDCACVYPSPLHSRKQIQELLEDMVRILTQGTVNDESK